One part of the Streptomyces lydicus genome encodes these proteins:
- a CDS encoding helix-turn-helix domain-containing protein — protein sequence MSIGNSPEADRPSVGRAIQQARIGAGLTVEEVSTTTRVRIPIVQAIEQDDFSRCGGDVYARGHIRTLARAVSLDPRPLIDQFDAEHGGRPTPTELAAPIFEAERIRSEPRRPNWTAAMIAAIVAVVGFAGFTLFTGGDKSNNGPIAAGDAHAKAPAPTRHPSTIKPPLPEPSDSAVAGLPKDKVTIKVTARDGQSWVSAKDANGKLLEDSLLKKGESKTITDKKRIDLVLGNAPAVQLYVNGKEVKQIGEKGPVERLSYTPGDPQAG from the coding sequence GTGTCCATCGGCAACTCCCCCGAAGCAGACCGGCCTTCCGTCGGTCGTGCCATTCAGCAGGCCCGTATCGGAGCGGGACTGACCGTCGAAGAGGTCAGTACGACGACGCGGGTGCGCATTCCCATCGTTCAGGCGATCGAGCAGGACGACTTCTCGCGCTGCGGCGGTGACGTCTACGCCCGCGGACACATCAGAACGCTCGCCCGCGCCGTCTCCCTCGACCCCCGCCCGCTGATCGACCAGTTCGACGCCGAGCACGGCGGGCGGCCCACCCCGACCGAGCTCGCCGCCCCGATCTTCGAAGCCGAACGGATCCGCTCCGAGCCGCGCCGCCCGAACTGGACGGCCGCCATGATCGCCGCGATCGTCGCGGTGGTGGGCTTCGCCGGCTTCACGCTCTTCACCGGCGGGGACAAGAGCAACAACGGCCCCATCGCGGCCGGCGACGCCCACGCGAAGGCGCCGGCCCCCACCCGCCATCCCTCGACGATCAAGCCGCCGCTTCCCGAGCCCTCCGACAGCGCGGTCGCCGGCCTGCCCAAGGACAAGGTGACGATCAAGGTCACCGCCCGCGACGGGCAGAGCTGGGTCTCGGCCAAGGACGCCAACGGCAAGCTGCTGGAGGACAGCCTGCTGAAGAAGGGCGAGTCCAAGACGATCACCGACAAGAAGCGGATCGACCTGGTCCTCGGCAACGCCCCGGCCGTACAGCTGTACGTCAACGGCAAGGAAGTCAAGCAGATCGGTGAGAAGGGCCCGGTGGAGCGGCTCAGCTACACGCCGGGCGACCCGCAGGCGGGCTGA
- a CDS encoding DNA translocase FtsK, whose product MASRTSGKGTQSTAGPSKQRAGRSGGAAKKTAAKKAPAKPPVKKTAAKRAPAKKAAAKKAAPRPAPSPTGGVYRLARACWLGLAHAIGAMFRGMGQGAKNLDPAHRKDGLALGLLGLALVIAAGTWSNLSGPVGDLVELLVTGAFGRLDLVVPILLGGIALRLIRHPEKPEANGRIVIGLSALVIGILGQVAMACGSPGRGDGLAAIQDAGGYVGWVASKPLIFTVGMTLAVALLALLTLFGLLVVTATPVNAIPQRLRALGVRLGVLHPLEPVADFDEVEEHAEEWREQPARRARRGAAAAPAANDPDAIEEAALAKRRRPRRTDRPAADRPRDAVDVAAAAAAALDGAVLHGVQPSPLVAGLSSSVSGELRDHDQDDDSAHSGTVPPARGAEPGPAAGERTPAVPDFTKAPPEPSGELPARAEQLQLSGDITYSLPSLDLLARGGPGKTRSAANDAIVTALTTVFQEFKVDAAVTGFTRGPTVTRYEVELGPAVKVEKITALAKNIAYAVASPDVRIISPIPGKSAVGIEIPNTDREMVNLGDVLRLADAAGDEHPMLVALGKDVEGGYVMANMTKMPHVLVAGATGSGKSSCINCLITSVMVRATPEDVRMVLVDPKRVELTAYEGIPHLITPIITNPKRAAEALQWVVREMDLRYDDLAAYGFRHIDDFNAAVRSGKVSSPEGSERELAPYPYLLVIVDELADLMMVAPRDVEDSIVRITQLARAAGIHLVLATQRPSVDVVTGLIKANVPSRLAFATSSLADSRVILDQPGAEKLIGKGDGLFLPMGANKPVRMQGAFVTEAEVAAVVQHCKDQMAPVFRDDVTVGTAKKKEIDEDIGDDLDLLCQAAELVVSTQFGSTSMLQRKLRVGFAKAGRLMDLMESRNIVGPSEGSKARDVLVKPDELDGVLAVIRGQATE is encoded by the coding sequence ATGGCCTCACGTACGTCCGGCAAGGGAACCCAGAGCACGGCGGGCCCCTCGAAGCAGCGCGCCGGACGGTCCGGGGGCGCGGCCAAGAAGACCGCTGCGAAGAAGGCGCCCGCGAAGCCACCGGTCAAGAAGACGGCGGCGAAGCGGGCTCCGGCCAAGAAGGCGGCCGCCAAGAAGGCCGCGCCGCGACCGGCACCGTCCCCGACCGGCGGCGTCTACCGCCTCGCCCGCGCCTGCTGGCTGGGTCTCGCCCACGCCATCGGCGCGATGTTCCGCGGGATGGGGCAGGGCGCGAAGAACCTCGACCCGGCGCACCGCAAGGACGGGCTGGCGCTGGGGCTGCTCGGGCTGGCGCTGGTGATCGCCGCCGGTACCTGGTCCAACCTCTCGGGGCCGGTCGGTGATCTCGTCGAGCTCCTGGTGACCGGCGCGTTCGGGCGACTGGACCTGGTCGTACCGATACTGCTGGGCGGCATCGCGCTGCGGCTCATCCGGCACCCCGAGAAGCCGGAGGCCAACGGCCGGATCGTCATCGGGCTCTCCGCGCTGGTGATCGGCATCCTCGGGCAGGTCGCGATGGCCTGCGGCTCGCCGGGCCGCGGCGACGGCCTCGCCGCCATACAGGACGCCGGCGGCTACGTCGGGTGGGTCGCCTCCAAGCCGCTGATCTTCACCGTCGGCATGACCCTGGCGGTGGCGCTGCTGGCGCTGCTGACCCTGTTCGGGCTGCTGGTCGTCACCGCGACGCCGGTGAACGCCATCCCGCAGCGGCTGCGGGCGCTCGGCGTGCGGCTCGGCGTACTGCACCCCCTGGAGCCCGTGGCGGACTTCGACGAGGTCGAGGAGCACGCCGAGGAGTGGCGTGAGCAGCCGGCGCGCAGGGCCCGGCGCGGCGCGGCGGCGGCGCCCGCGGCGAACGACCCGGACGCCATAGAGGAGGCGGCGCTGGCCAAGCGGCGGCGGCCGCGCCGGACCGACCGGCCCGCCGCGGACCGGCCGAGGGACGCGGTGGACGTCGCCGCCGCGGCCGCCGCCGCGCTGGACGGCGCGGTGCTGCACGGCGTCCAGCCCTCCCCGCTCGTCGCGGGCCTGAGCAGCAGCGTCTCCGGCGAGCTCCGGGACCACGACCAGGACGACGACAGCGCGCACTCCGGCACGGTCCCGCCGGCCCGTGGGGCGGAGCCCGGGCCGGCGGCGGGGGAGCGCACCCCGGCCGTACCGGACTTCACCAAGGCGCCGCCCGAGCCGTCCGGCGAGCTGCCGGCGCGCGCCGAGCAGCTCCAGCTGTCCGGCGACATCACCTACTCGCTGCCCTCGCTGGACCTGCTCGCGCGTGGCGGCCCCGGCAAGACCCGCAGCGCCGCGAACGACGCCATAGTGACCGCGCTGACCACGGTCTTCCAGGAATTCAAGGTCGACGCCGCGGTCACCGGCTTCACCCGCGGCCCGACGGTGACCCGCTACGAGGTCGAGCTGGGCCCGGCCGTCAAGGTCGAGAAGATCACCGCGCTGGCGAAGAACATCGCCTACGCCGTGGCCAGCCCCGACGTCCGCATCATCAGCCCCATCCCAGGCAAGTCCGCGGTCGGCATCGAGATCCCCAACACCGACCGCGAGATGGTCAACCTCGGCGACGTGCTGCGGCTGGCGGACGCGGCGGGCGACGAGCATCCGATGCTGGTGGCGCTGGGCAAGGACGTCGAGGGCGGCTACGTCATGGCCAACATGACGAAGATGCCGCACGTGCTCGTCGCCGGCGCCACCGGCTCCGGCAAGTCGTCCTGCATCAACTGCTTGATCACCTCGGTCATGGTGCGGGCCACGCCGGAGGACGTCCGGATGGTGCTGGTCGACCCCAAGCGGGTCGAGCTCACCGCGTACGAGGGCATCCCGCACCTGATCACGCCGATCATCACCAATCCCAAGCGGGCCGCCGAGGCGCTGCAGTGGGTGGTGCGCGAGATGGACCTGCGCTACGACGATCTCGCGGCGTACGGCTTCCGGCACATCGACGACTTCAACGCGGCGGTCCGCAGCGGCAAGGTCAGCTCGCCCGAGGGCAGCGAGCGGGAGCTGGCGCCGTACCCGTACCTGCTGGTGATCGTCGACGAGCTGGCGGACCTGATGATGGTGGCGCCGCGCGATGTGGAGGACTCCATCGTCCGGATCACCCAGCTCGCCCGGGCGGCCGGTATCCACCTGGTGCTCGCCACCCAGCGGCCCTCGGTCGACGTCGTCACGGGCCTGATCAAGGCCAATGTGCCCTCCCGGCTCGCGTTCGCCACCTCCTCGCTGGCCGACAGCCGGGTCATCCTCGACCAGCCGGGCGCCGAGAAGCTGATCGGCAAGGGCGACGGGCTGTTCCTGCCGATGGGCGCCAACAAGCCGGTCCGTATGCAGGGCGCCTTCGTGACGGAGGCCGAGGTCGCGGCCGTCGTCCAGCACTGCAAGGACCAGATGGCGCCGGTCTTCCGCGACGACGTCACGGTCGGCACGGCGAAGAAGAAGGAGATCGACGAGGACATCGGCGATGACCTCGATCTGCTGTGTCAGGCCGCTGAGCTGGTGGTTTCCACCCAGTTCGGGTCGACCTCGATGCTCCAGCGCAAGCTGCGGGTGGGGTTCGCCAAGGCCGGGCGGCTGATGGACCTGATGGAGTCACGCAACATCGTCGGGCCGAGCGAGGGCTCCAAGGCACGTGACGTTCTGGTGAAGCCTGATGAATTGGACGGAGTCCTGGCGGTGATCCGGGGGCAGGCTACCGAGTAG
- a CDS encoding response regulator, which yields MVQKAKILLVDDRPENLLALEAILSALDQTLVRASSGEEALKALLTDDFAVILLDVQMPGMDGFETAAHIKRRERTRDIPIIFLTAINHGPHHTFRGYAAGAVDYISKPFDPWVLRAKVSVFVELYMKNCQLREQASLLRLQLEGGRPSADEAKESAGLLAELSARLAAVEEQAEALSKQLDESADAAAVATAAHLERKLTGLRRALDALEPGTAGNTGGVPAS from the coding sequence ATGGTGCAGAAGGCCAAGATCCTCCTGGTCGATGACCGGCCGGAGAATCTGCTGGCGCTGGAGGCGATCCTCTCCGCGCTCGATCAGACACTGGTGCGGGCATCGTCCGGGGAGGAAGCGCTCAAAGCACTGCTCACGGACGATTTCGCGGTGATTCTGCTCGATGTGCAGATGCCGGGTATGGACGGTTTCGAGACCGCCGCGCACATCAAGCGGCGGGAGCGCACCCGCGACATCCCGATCATCTTCCTCACGGCCATCAACCACGGCCCGCACCACACGTTCCGCGGCTACGCGGCCGGCGCGGTGGACTACATCTCCAAGCCGTTCGACCCGTGGGTGCTGCGCGCGAAGGTCTCGGTCTTCGTCGAGCTGTACATGAAGAACTGCCAACTGCGGGAGCAGGCTTCGCTGCTGCGGCTCCAGCTGGAGGGCGGCCGGCCGAGCGCCGACGAGGCGAAGGAGTCCGCGGGGCTGCTCGCCGAGCTCTCCGCGCGACTGGCCGCCGTCGAGGAGCAGGCCGAGGCGCTCTCCAAACAGCTGGACGAGTCGGCGGACGCGGCCGCGGTGGCCACCGCGGCCCATCTGGAGCGCAAGCTGACCGGCCTGCGCCGGGCCCTGGACGCCCTGGAACCGGGGACGGCGGGGAACACCGGCGGGGTCCCCGCGAGCTGA
- a CDS encoding HAMP domain-containing protein yields MESGAAARGASTRAKGGRSRNNGTTEVDTAALNRLLVALVAMRDGNFRKRLTVSGDGVMSEIAAVFNEVADRNLHLTGELARVRRVVGREGKLTERLEVGAAEGSWAAAIDASNALVDDLVRPVSEVGRVLSAVSEGDLEQRMDLRSRSSDSSSEHPLRGEFLKVGRTVNGLVDQLSAFTDEVTRVASEVGTEGKLGGQARVRGMSGSWKDLTESVNTMASRLTAQVRDIALVTTAVAKGDLSRKVTVHVAGEMLELKNTVNTMVDQLSSFASEVTRVAREVGTEGELGGQAQVPGVAGVWKDLTDSVNLMAGNLTAQVRGIAQVTTAVANGDLSQKVTVSARGEVAQLADTINTMTETLRTFADEVTRVANEVGAEGQLGGQAQVPGAAGTWKDLTDSVNNAFRNLTGQVRDIAQVTTAVANGDLSQKVTVDVAGEMLELKNTVNTMVDQLSAFGAEVTRVAREIGVEGELGGQAAVPGAAGTWKDLTDSVNTAFRNLTGQVRNIAQVTTAVANGDLSQKVTVDVSGEMLQLKNTVNTMVDQLSSFADQVTRMARDVGTEGRLGGQARVDGVSGTWKELTDSVNFMAGNLTSQVRQIAQVTTAVARGDLSQKIDVDARGEILELKSTINTMVDQLSAFAEQVTRVAREVGTDGRLGGQAQVPGVAGVWRDLTDSVNGMAGNLTAQVRNIAQVATAVARGDLSQKIDVDARGEILELKNTLNTMVDQLSSFAEQVTRVAREVGTEGILGGQAEVQGVSGTWKDLTQSVNFMANNLTSQVRNIGEVTTAVARGDLSKKITVDAKGEILELVTTVNTMVDQLSLFAEQVTRVAREVGTEGQLGGQARVPGVTGIWKDLSDNVNLMANNLTIQVRNISQVSAAVANGDLTKKVTVEARGEVAQLADTVNTMVTTLSSFADEVTRVAREVGTDGILGGQARVPGVAGTWKDLTESVNSMANNLTGQVRNIAMVTTAIAKGDLTKKIDIDARGEILALKTTINTMVDQLSSFAEQVTRVAREVGTEGQLGGQAQVRGVAGTWRDLTESVNEMAGNLTRQVRAIAAVAAAVTLGDHNVRIDVDAAGEILELQDNVNTMISTLRETTLANEEQDWLKGNLARISGLMQGRRDLKDVATLIMSELSPAVSAQHGAFFLAAQPDSREIGADGGEPGAYELRLMGSYGYSMGAMPTTFKPGETLIGTAAEEGRTILVENVPSGYLKIASGLGEAPPANVIVLPVLFEDKVLGVIELASFQPFTQIQKDFLSQIAEMIATSVNTISVNTKTEVLLKQSQELTEQLRERSAELESRQRALELSNTELEEKAEQLRAQNRDIEVKNTEIEEARQVLEERAEQLAVSMRYKSEFLANMSHELRTPLNSLLILAKLLADNAEGNLSPKQVEFAETIHGAGSDLLQLINDILDLSKVEAGKMDVSPTRIALVQLVDYVEATFRPLTAEKGLDFSVRVSPELPATLHTDEQRLLQVLRNLLSNAVKFTDTGAVELVIRPAGADVPVAIREQLLEHGSLRDPDADMIAFSVTDTGIGIASSKMRVIFEAFKQADGTTSRKYGGTGLGLSISREIARLLGGEIHAQSEPNRGSTFTLYLPHNPGGLPPQGYPQLVAGGLAMDAEARETEAVRLEIEEAQGRETGGSLSRRRRRAVAGSQRRFALPGQPAPAPQPQPQPQPQQPAQPPAPPQSAEEPWLGTGQDLVADPGFGGGFHGEKVLIVDDDIRNVFALTSVLEQHGLSVLYAENGREGIEVLEQHDDIVLVLMDIMMPEMDGYATTAAIRRMPQFAGLPIIALTAKAMKGDREKSIDAGASDYVTKPVDTDHLLSVMEQWMRAE; encoded by the coding sequence GTGGAGTCTGGCGCAGCGGCGCGGGGCGCAAGCACGCGCGCGAAAGGCGGACGATCCCGGAACAACGGGACGACCGAAGTGGATACGGCTGCGCTGAATCGGCTGTTGGTCGCTCTGGTCGCCATGCGGGACGGGAACTTCCGCAAGCGGCTCACGGTTTCCGGCGACGGCGTCATGTCGGAGATCGCGGCGGTCTTCAATGAGGTCGCGGACCGCAATCTGCATCTGACCGGCGAGCTGGCGCGGGTGCGCCGGGTGGTCGGACGTGAGGGAAAACTCACGGAACGGCTGGAGGTCGGCGCCGCCGAAGGCTCCTGGGCCGCGGCCATCGACGCCTCGAACGCGCTGGTCGACGACCTCGTACGGCCGGTGTCCGAAGTCGGACGGGTGCTCTCGGCGGTGTCCGAGGGCGACCTGGAGCAGCGGATGGACCTGCGCTCGCGCAGCTCGGACAGCTCGTCGGAGCATCCGCTGCGCGGGGAGTTCCTCAAGGTCGGGCGTACGGTCAACGGGCTGGTGGACCAGCTCTCGGCGTTCACCGACGAGGTCACCAGAGTGGCCAGCGAGGTCGGTACGGAGGGCAAGCTCGGCGGTCAGGCGCGGGTGCGCGGAATGTCGGGTTCGTGGAAGGACCTGACGGAGTCCGTCAACACCATGGCCTCCCGGCTGACGGCTCAGGTCCGCGACATCGCCCTGGTCACCACCGCGGTCGCCAAGGGTGATCTGTCGCGCAAGGTGACCGTGCATGTCGCCGGCGAGATGCTGGAGCTCAAGAACACCGTCAACACGATGGTCGACCAGCTGTCGTCCTTCGCCTCCGAGGTGACGCGCGTCGCTCGCGAGGTCGGTACGGAGGGTGAGCTCGGCGGTCAGGCGCAGGTGCCCGGCGTCGCGGGTGTCTGGAAGGACCTGACCGACTCGGTCAACCTCATGGCCGGCAACCTGACCGCGCAGGTGCGGGGGATCGCCCAGGTCACGACGGCGGTCGCGAACGGCGACCTCTCGCAGAAGGTGACGGTCAGCGCACGCGGTGAGGTCGCGCAGCTCGCCGACACCATCAACACCATGACCGAGACGCTGCGGACCTTCGCGGACGAAGTGACGCGGGTGGCGAACGAGGTCGGGGCCGAGGGCCAGCTCGGCGGCCAGGCGCAGGTGCCGGGCGCGGCCGGCACGTGGAAGGACCTCACCGACTCGGTGAACAACGCCTTCCGGAACCTGACCGGTCAGGTGCGGGACATCGCGCAGGTGACGACCGCGGTCGCCAACGGTGACCTGTCGCAGAAGGTCACCGTCGATGTCGCCGGTGAAATGCTGGAGTTGAAGAACACCGTCAACACGATGGTGGACCAGCTCTCCGCGTTCGGTGCCGAAGTGACCCGGGTGGCACGGGAGATCGGCGTCGAGGGTGAGCTGGGCGGCCAGGCGGCGGTGCCCGGGGCCGCGGGGACGTGGAAGGACCTGACGGACTCCGTCAACACCGCGTTCCGGAACCTGACCGGGCAGGTGCGCAACATCGCGCAGGTGACGACCGCGGTCGCCAACGGTGACCTGTCGCAGAAGGTCACCGTCGACGTCTCCGGTGAGATGCTCCAGCTGAAGAACACCGTGAACACCATGGTGGACCAGCTGTCCTCGTTCGCCGACCAGGTCACGCGGATGGCCAGGGACGTGGGCACGGAGGGCCGGCTGGGCGGTCAGGCCCGGGTGGACGGCGTCAGCGGCACCTGGAAGGAGCTGACGGACTCCGTCAACTTCATGGCGGGGAACCTCACCTCGCAGGTGCGGCAGATCGCCCAGGTGACCACGGCGGTGGCGCGCGGTGACCTGTCGCAGAAGATCGACGTGGACGCGCGCGGCGAGATCCTGGAGCTGAAGAGCACCATCAACACGATGGTCGACCAGCTCTCCGCGTTCGCCGAGCAGGTCACCCGGGTCGCCCGGGAGGTCGGTACGGACGGACGGCTCGGCGGCCAGGCACAGGTGCCGGGCGTCGCGGGCGTCTGGCGCGATCTGACCGATTCGGTGAACGGCATGGCCGGCAACCTGACGGCTCAGGTCCGCAACATCGCCCAGGTCGCCACGGCGGTGGCGCGCGGCGACCTGTCGCAGAAGATCGACGTGGACGCCCGGGGCGAGATCCTGGAGCTGAAGAACACCCTGAACACCATGGTCGACCAGCTCTCGTCCTTCGCGGAGCAGGTCACCCGGGTCGCCCGCGAGGTGGGCACCGAGGGCATCCTGGGCGGTCAGGCCGAGGTGCAGGGCGTCAGCGGTACGTGGAAGGACCTCACCCAGTCCGTCAACTTCATGGCGAACAACCTGACGTCGCAGGTGCGGAACATCGGCGAGGTGACGACCGCGGTGGCGCGCGGTGACCTGTCGAAGAAGATCACCGTCGACGCCAAGGGCGAGATCCTCGAACTGGTCACGACCGTCAACACGATGGTCGACCAGCTGTCGCTGTTCGCCGAGCAGGTGACCCGGGTCGCCCGCGAGGTCGGTACGGAAGGCCAACTGGGCGGCCAGGCAAGGGTTCCGGGCGTCACCGGCATCTGGAAGGACCTCAGCGACAACGTCAACCTGATGGCCAACAACCTGACCATCCAGGTGCGCAACATCTCCCAGGTCTCGGCGGCGGTCGCCAACGGAGACCTCACGAAGAAGGTGACGGTCGAGGCGCGCGGCGAGGTCGCACAGCTCGCCGACACGGTCAACACGATGGTCACCACGCTGTCGTCGTTCGCCGACGAGGTCACGCGAGTGGCCCGTGAGGTGGGCACCGACGGCATCCTGGGCGGCCAGGCCCGCGTCCCCGGCGTCGCCGGCACGTGGAAGGACCTCACGGAGTCGGTGAACTCCATGGCCAACAACCTCACCGGCCAGGTCCGCAACATCGCCATGGTCACCACCGCCATCGCCAAGGGTGATCTGACCAAGAAGATCGACATCGACGCGCGGGGCGAGATCCTCGCGCTGAAGACCACCATCAACACCATGGTCGACCAGCTGTCGTCCTTCGCCGAGCAGGTCACCAGGGTGGCCCGCGAGGTGGGTACGGAAGGCCAGCTGGGCGGTCAGGCGCAGGTGCGGGGCGTGGCCGGCACCTGGCGGGACCTGACCGAGTCGGTGAACGAGATGGCCGGCAACCTGACCCGTCAGGTGCGCGCCATCGCCGCGGTCGCCGCGGCGGTCACCCTCGGCGACCACAACGTCCGGATCGACGTGGACGCGGCCGGCGAGATCCTGGAGCTCCAGGACAACGTCAACACCATGATCTCCACGCTCCGCGAGACCACCCTCGCCAACGAGGAACAGGACTGGCTGAAGGGCAACTTGGCCCGGATCTCCGGTCTGATGCAGGGCCGGCGCGACCTCAAGGACGTCGCCACGCTCATCATGAGCGAGCTGTCGCCGGCGGTCTCCGCGCAGCACGGCGCGTTCTTCCTCGCGGCCCAGCCCGACAGCCGGGAGATCGGCGCGGACGGCGGCGAGCCGGGCGCGTACGAGCTGCGGCTGATGGGCTCGTACGGCTACTCCATGGGCGCGATGCCGACGACGTTCAAGCCGGGCGAGACGCTCATCGGCACGGCGGCGGAGGAGGGCCGCACGATCCTGGTGGAGAACGTGCCCTCCGGCTACCTCAAGATCGCCTCCGGGCTGGGCGAGGCGCCGCCGGCGAACGTCATCGTGCTGCCGGTGCTCTTCGAGGACAAGGTGCTCGGCGTGATCGAGCTGGCGTCCTTCCAGCCGTTCACCCAGATCCAGAAGGACTTCCTCAGCCAGATCGCCGAGATGATCGCGACCAGCGTCAACACCATCTCGGTCAACACCAAGACCGAGGTGCTGCTCAAGCAGTCGCAGGAGCTGACCGAGCAGCTGCGCGAGCGTTCCGCGGAGCTGGAGAGCAGGCAGCGGGCGCTGGAGCTGTCCAACACGGAGCTGGAGGAGAAGGCCGAGCAGCTGCGGGCGCAGAACCGCGACATCGAGGTGAAGAACACCGAGATCGAGGAGGCGCGGCAGGTCCTGGAGGAGCGCGCCGAGCAGCTCGCGGTCTCGATGCGCTACAAGTCGGAGTTCCTGGCGAACATGTCGCACGAGCTGCGCACGCCGCTGAACTCGCTGCTGATCCTCGCCAAGTTGCTGGCCGACAACGCCGAGGGGAACCTCTCCCCGAAGCAGGTCGAGTTCGCCGAGACGATCCACGGTGCGGGCAGCGACCTGCTCCAGCTGATCAACGACATCCTGGACCTGTCGAAGGTCGAGGCCGGCAAGATGGACGTCAGCCCGACGCGGATCGCGCTGGTCCAGCTCGTCGACTACGTGGAGGCCACATTCCGGCCGCTGACCGCGGAGAAGGGCCTCGACTTCTCCGTACGGGTCTCACCGGAGCTGCCCGCCACGCTGCACACCGACGAGCAGCGGCTGCTCCAGGTGCTGCGCAACCTGCTGTCCAACGCCGTGAAGTTCACCGACACCGGCGCCGTCGAGCTGGTCATCCGGCCGGCCGGCGCGGACGTCCCGGTGGCCATCCGCGAGCAGCTGCTGGAGCACGGCTCGCTGCGCGACCCGGACGCCGACATGATCGCCTTCTCGGTGACCGACACCGGTATCGGCATCGCGTCCAGCAAGATGCGGGTCATCTTCGAGGCGTTCAAGCAGGCGGACGGCACCACCAGCCGCAAGTACGGCGGTACGGGCCTGGGCCTGTCCATCAGCCGGGAGATCGCCCGGCTGCTGGGCGGAGAGATCCACGCCCAGAGCGAGCCCAACCGCGGCTCCACGTTCACGCTGTACCTGCCGCACAACCCCGGTGGGCTGCCCCCGCAGGGCTACCCGCAGCTGGTGGCCGGCGGTCTGGCGATGGACGCGGAGGCGCGTGAGACGGAGGCCGTGCGGCTGGAGATCGAGGAGGCGCAGGGTCGCGAGACCGGCGGCAGCCTCAGCCGGCGTCGCCGCCGGGCGGTGGCCGGTTCCCAGCGCCGCTTCGCGCTCCCGGGCCAGCCGGCGCCGGCACCGCAGCCGCAGCCGCAACCCCAGCCGCAGCAGCCGGCCCAGCCGCCGGCGCCACCGCAGTCGGCCGAGGAGCCCTGGCTGGGCACCGGCCAGGACCTGGTGGCGGACCCGGGCTTCGGCGGCGGCTTCCACGGTGAGAAGGTGTTGATCGTCGACGACGACATCCGCAACGTCTTCGCGCTCACCAGCGTCCTGGAGCAGCACGGCCTGTCGGTGCTGTACGCCGAGAACGGCCGGGAGGGCATCGAGGTGCTCGAACAGCACGACGACATCGTGCTGGTGCTGATGGACATCATGATGCCGGAGATGGACGGTTACGCGACCACCGCCGCGATCCGTCGGATGCCGCAGTTCGCCGGGCTGCCCATCATCGCGCTCACCGCGAAGGCGATGAAGGGCGACCGGGAGAAGAGCATCGACGCGGGGGCCTCCGACTACGTGACCAAGCCGGTGGATACCGATCATCTGTTGTCGGTCATGGAGCAATGGATGCGAGCCGAGTGA